The Nitrosomonas cryotolerans ATCC 49181 genome includes a window with the following:
- the grpE gene encoding nucleotide exchange factor GrpE, whose translation MMQNSENSKSEHPEIDLDIHADTAENTKDKPIESEAASQPSLDQLLKEAELKAAEHHDAWLRAKADAENMRKRAQVDVANAHKYAVENFSSELLAVVDSLEAALTVENASVENFKDGMELTHKQLITVFDKFSIKVINPVGEKFDPHQHQAMCTVDSELVPNTVVQVMQKGYRLHDRIIRPALVSVSKTKDT comes from the coding sequence ATGATGCAAAATTCAGAAAATTCAAAATCCGAACATCCTGAAATAGATCTAGATATTCATGCCGATACGGCAGAAAATACTAAGGATAAACCAATTGAATCAGAAGCAGCTAGTCAGCCCAGTCTGGATCAATTACTAAAAGAAGCGGAACTAAAGGCTGCCGAACATCACGATGCGTGGTTACGTGCTAAGGCTGATGCGGAAAATATGCGTAAGCGGGCCCAGGTAGATGTTGCTAATGCACATAAGTACGCGGTAGAGAATTTTTCTAGCGAACTGTTGGCCGTAGTGGATAGCTTAGAGGCTGCACTGACGGTTGAAAATGCAAGCGTAGAGAATTTTAAAGATGGTATGGAATTAACGCATAAGCAATTGATAACTGTTTTTGATAAATTCAGTATCAAGGTGATTAATCCCGTGGGAGAAAAGTTCGATCCCCATCAACACCAGGCTATGTGTACAGTAGATTCTGAGCTTGTCCCAAATACAGTAGTACAAGTGATGCAAAAGGGCTACAGATTACATGATCGAATCATTCGTCCGGCACTCGTATCTGTTTCAAAAACCAAAGATACTTGA
- the dnaK gene encoding molecular chaperone DnaK: MAKTIGIDLGTTNSCVAVMENGKPKVIENAEGARTTPSIVAYTEDNEILVGASAKRQAVTNPKNTLFAVKRLIGRRFDEDMVQKDIKMVPYSIIRADNNDAWVEVRGKKIAPPEVSAQVLMKMKKTAEDYLGESVTDAVITVPAYFNDSQRQATKDAGRIAGLDVKRIINEPTAAALAFGMDKKEGDRKIVVYDLGGGTFDISVIEIAEVEGEHQFEVLATNGDTFLGGEDFDSRVMEYLVNEFKKESGIDLKQDMLALQRLKDAAEKAKIELSSSQQTEVNLPYITADSAGPKHLAIKITRAKLESLVEQLIERTAEPCRIAMKDAGLSASDIDDVILVGGQTRMPKVQEKVKEIFGKEPRKDVNPDEAVAVGAAIQGGVLQGDVKDVLLLDVTPLSLGIETLGGVMTKLIQKNTTIPTKAQQVFSTADDSQTAVTIHVLQGEREMASGNKSLGQFNLTDIPSAPRGMPQIEVAFDIDANGILHVSAKDKATGKENKIKIQASSGLSSEEVERMVKDAEAHAEEDHKTFELVSSRNQCDAMIHSTRKSLAEHGDKLDNDEKSKIETALKDAEDALKSSNKDDIDAKTQALTEASHKLAEKMYKQEQGQQAQSDAESASSNKNEKSVEGEVVDAEFEEVKNNKK, from the coding sequence ATGGCAAAAACTATCGGTATCGACTTGGGTACCACTAACTCTTGTGTAGCAGTGATGGAGAATGGTAAACCCAAGGTAATTGAAAATGCAGAAGGTGCGCGTACCACGCCTTCTATTGTCGCGTATACAGAAGATAATGAAATCCTGGTAGGGGCTTCTGCCAAGCGTCAGGCAGTGACCAATCCAAAGAACACCCTGTTTGCGGTTAAACGTCTTATTGGACGACGTTTTGACGAAGATATGGTGCAGAAAGATATTAAAATGGTTCCTTATAGCATCATCCGAGCAGATAACAATGATGCGTGGGTTGAAGTACGTGGTAAAAAAATTGCACCACCCGAGGTTTCCGCACAGGTTCTAATGAAGATGAAGAAAACGGCTGAGGATTATCTCGGTGAATCTGTGACTGATGCCGTCATTACTGTACCCGCCTATTTTAATGATTCGCAACGTCAGGCAACAAAGGATGCAGGGCGCATTGCTGGACTGGATGTAAAGCGGATTATCAATGAGCCAACTGCTGCCGCATTGGCTTTTGGTATGGATAAAAAAGAGGGTGATCGCAAAATTGTTGTATATGATCTTGGTGGTGGTACCTTTGACATTTCTGTTATTGAAATTGCTGAAGTAGAGGGCGAGCACCAATTTGAGGTGTTGGCTACGAATGGTGATACTTTCCTGGGCGGTGAAGATTTTGATTCGCGTGTGATGGAATACCTGGTCAATGAGTTTAAGAAAGAGAGCGGCATTGATTTAAAGCAGGACATGTTGGCATTGCAACGTTTGAAAGATGCTGCAGAGAAGGCTAAGATTGAGCTTTCATCCAGTCAACAAACCGAAGTTAATTTGCCTTATATCACGGCTGATTCAGCGGGTCCTAAACATTTGGCAATTAAAATTACGCGTGCTAAATTAGAAAGTCTGGTAGAACAATTAATAGAGCGTACAGCTGAGCCTTGTCGGATTGCAATGAAAGATGCTGGTCTATCTGCCTCGGATATCGATGATGTTATTTTGGTTGGTGGGCAAACGCGTATGCCCAAGGTTCAGGAGAAAGTAAAAGAGATTTTTGGCAAAGAACCGCGTAAAGATGTTAATCCAGATGAGGCGGTAGCAGTGGGTGCTGCCATTCAGGGTGGGGTGTTACAAGGTGATGTTAAAGATGTGTTGTTGTTGGATGTCACGCCATTATCTCTGGGTATCGAGACACTGGGTGGTGTGATGACTAAACTGATTCAGAAAAATACGACGATTCCGACCAAGGCACAGCAGGTATTTTCAACTGCAGATGATAGCCAGACTGCGGTAACAATTCATGTGTTACAGGGTGAACGTGAAATGGCTTCGGGTAATAAAAGCCTGGGGCAATTTAATTTAACAGACATCCCATCGGCCCCGCGTGGTATGCCGCAAATTGAGGTGGCATTTGATATTGATGCCAATGGTATATTACATGTATCCGCTAAAGATAAAGCGACTGGTAAGGAAAATAAGATAAAAATCCAGGCAAGCTCTGGTTTATCAAGTGAAGAAGTTGAGCGCATGGTGAAGGATGCGGAAGCTCACGCTGAGGAAGATCATAAGACATTTGAGCTTGTTTCTAGCCGTAATCAATGTGATGCGATGATCCATTCCACAAGAAAATCTTTGGCAGAACACGGCGATAAGCTGGATAACGATGAAAAATCAAAAATTGAGACCGCATTGAAGGATGCGGAGGATGCGCTCAAATCAAGTAATAAAGACGATATAGATGCCAAAACACAGGCGTTGACGGAAGCTTCGCATAAATTAGCTGAGAAAATGTATAAGCAGGAACAAGGTCAGCAGGCTCAATCCGATGCGGAATCAGCATCATCGAATAAGAACGAAAAATCAGTTGAAGGCGAGGTGGTCGATGCAGAATTTGAGGAAGTTAAGAATAACAAAAAATAA
- the dnaJ gene encoding molecular chaperone DnaJ, whose protein sequence is MNKRDYYEVLGINRNADEDAIKKAYRKLAMKHHPDRNSGNVESEELFKEAKEAYEVLTDASKRAAYDQYGHAGVDASAAGAGGAQGFSDAFGDIFGDIFGGRGARSNIHRGSDLRYNLEISLEQAARGTETKIRIPTMDTCDVCHGDGAKPGTSPKTCPTCNGHGQVRMQQGFFSIQQTCPKCHGNGKVVANPCGTCHGAGRVKRHKTLSVKIPVGVDDGDRIRLSGEGETGVNGGPPGDLYVVIHLSAHSVFQRDGNDLHCEIPISFSAAALGGEIEVPTLDGHAKIKVPAETQTGKIFRLREKGIKGVRSHTYGDLLCHVVVETPVKLTARQRELLHELEEISQTDGSRHSPRAKSWMDKAREFFSE, encoded by the coding sequence ATGAATAAACGTGATTATTATGAGGTGTTGGGCATCAACAGGAATGCTGATGAAGATGCCATCAAAAAGGCCTATCGTAAGTTGGCAATGAAACATCATCCCGATCGTAATTCCGGAAATGTTGAGTCTGAAGAATTATTTAAAGAGGCCAAGGAAGCCTACGAAGTATTGACTGATGCCAGTAAACGTGCGGCATATGACCAGTATGGCCATGCGGGTGTCGATGCTAGCGCAGCGGGTGCAGGTGGTGCTCAGGGTTTCAGTGATGCATTTGGTGATATTTTTGGTGATATTTTTGGCGGGCGCGGGGCTCGTTCCAATATCCACCGCGGTTCAGATTTGCGCTACAACCTGGAAATCTCACTAGAACAGGCCGCCCGGGGAACTGAAACAAAAATACGTATTCCGACCATGGATACTTGTGATGTTTGCCACGGTGATGGCGCGAAGCCAGGCACTTCTCCGAAGACTTGTCCTACTTGTAATGGTCATGGACAGGTAAGAATGCAACAAGGATTTTTCTCAATCCAGCAAACCTGTCCAAAATGTCATGGTAATGGAAAGGTAGTTGCAAACCCTTGTGGAACTTGTCATGGTGCGGGTCGCGTTAAGCGACATAAAACACTATCGGTAAAAATTCCGGTGGGTGTGGATGATGGTGATCGTATTCGCTTATCTGGTGAAGGTGAAACCGGAGTAAATGGTGGTCCACCAGGTGATTTATATGTCGTTATTCACTTATCGGCTCATTCCGTATTTCAACGAGATGGCAATGATTTGCACTGTGAAATTCCGATTAGCTTTAGTGCTGCTGCGCTTGGAGGAGAGATTGAAGTACCCACATTAGATGGTCATGCCAAAATAAAGGTGCCAGCAGAAACACAAACGGGAAAAATCTTTAGACTACGTGAAAAAGGTATTAAAGGCGTGCGCAGTCATACTTATGGCGATCTGCTATGTCATGTTGTTGTAGAAACACCGGTAAAACTTACTGCGAGGCAGAGAGAATTATTGCACGAACTAGAAGAAATTAGCCAAACAGACGGATCTCGTCATAGTCCTCGTGCCAAATCATGGATGGATAAAGCACGAGAGTTCTTTTCAGAATAA